The following proteins are co-located in the Streptomyces sp. DT2A-34 genome:
- a CDS encoding DeoR/GlpR family DNA-binding transcription regulator, translating into MSENQNLLAEQRRALILDEVRRRGGVRVNELTRKLGVSDMTVRRDLDALARQGVLEKVHGGAVPVVEASTHEPGFEAKSGLELTAKEDIARAAAELVAPGSAIALSGGTTTYALAHQLVDVPDLTVVTNSVRVADVFHAAQRTSGPRQGAATVVLTGGVRTPSDSLVGPVADQAIAALHFDVLFLGVHGISVEAGLSTPNLAEAETNRRLVQSARRVVVVADHTKWGVVGLSSFAALEQVDTLVTDAGLETEARSEIAEHLRRLVVAGAPDEGADI; encoded by the coding sequence GTGAGCGAGAATCAGAACCTCCTCGCGGAGCAGCGGCGCGCCCTGATCCTGGACGAGGTCCGGCGCCGGGGCGGGGTCCGCGTCAATGAGCTGACGCGCAAGCTCGGCGTGTCGGACATGACGGTGCGGCGCGATCTTGACGCGCTGGCCCGGCAGGGCGTGCTGGAGAAGGTGCACGGCGGTGCGGTCCCGGTGGTCGAGGCGAGCACGCACGAGCCGGGCTTCGAGGCCAAGTCGGGTCTGGAGCTGACGGCCAAGGAGGACATCGCGCGGGCCGCGGCCGAGCTGGTCGCGCCGGGCTCCGCGATCGCGCTGTCGGGCGGTACGACGACGTACGCGCTGGCGCACCAGCTGGTCGACGTGCCCGACCTCACTGTGGTCACGAACTCGGTGCGGGTCGCCGACGTCTTCCACGCCGCGCAGCGCACGTCGGGCCCCCGGCAGGGCGCGGCCACGGTCGTGCTGACCGGCGGGGTGCGCACGCCGTCCGACTCGCTGGTGGGCCCGGTGGCCGACCAGGCGATCGCGGCGCTCCACTTCGATGTGCTGTTCCTCGGTGTCCACGGGATATCGGTCGAGGCCGGCCTGTCCACGCCGAACCTCGCGGAGGCCGAGACCAACCGGCGCCTGGTGCAGTCGGCGCGCCGGGTCGTGGTGGTCGCCGACCACACCAAGTGGGGTGTGGTGGGGCTGAGTTCGTTCGCGGCGCTGGAGCAGGTCGACACGCTGGTGACGGACGCCGGTCTCGAGACCGAGGCGCGCTCGGAGATCGCGGAGCATCTGCGGCGGCTGGTGGTGGCGGGCGCGCCGGATGAGGGCGCGGACATCTGA
- a CDS encoding SRPBCC family protein, with product MAHLLREVGLDFVESAPVRHVFVGEIAAPPEPVFRALAEDVPGWADWFSAVTLARPLDGGARREVRLRGGTRFEETILVAKSPEVYAYRVDVTNAPGARAVVEEWRLAPAGTGTRVRWTFAVDGTAPFRFAVGLARPGLGRAFRDAVTSLDRRLASAAR from the coding sequence ATGGCTCACCTGCTGCGTGAGGTGGGGCTCGACTTCGTCGAGTCCGCGCCCGTACGGCATGTCTTCGTGGGGGAGATCGCCGCTCCCCCGGAGCCGGTCTTCCGCGCGCTGGCCGAGGACGTGCCGGGCTGGGCGGACTGGTTCTCGGCGGTGACGCTGGCCCGGCCGCTCGACGGCGGAGCCCGGCGCGAGGTCCGGCTCAGGGGCGGTACGCGTTTCGAGGAGACGATTCTCGTGGCGAAGAGCCCCGAGGTGTACGCCTACCGCGTCGACGTCACCAACGCGCCGGGCGCGCGGGCCGTCGTCGAGGAGTGGCGGCTCGCCCCGGCGGGGACGGGCACGCGCGTGCGGTGGACGTTCGCGGTGGACGGCACGGCGCCCTTCCGGTTCGCCGTCGGCCTCGCCCGGCCGGGCCTCGGCCGGGCGTTCCGGGACGCGGTGACCTCACTGGACCGACGGCTGGCGTCGGCGGCGCGCTGA
- a CDS encoding TerD family protein produces the protein MSKGSNAPVPTTALRVELGWRSGPGVPDADASALLLAGGKVRSDGDFVFYNQPAHSSGAVRYEGKREAGGRVTDSVLVDLARVEPAVETVIVAASADGGAFGQVPDLYIEVKDAAQGTVITRFDSAGATVETAFVLGEFYRRQGAWKFRAVGQGYSSGLEGLATDYGITVDEPQQAAPAPTPAAPPVTPPAATTPPVAPPVAMAPPAMPPVPPSAPQAPPISLSKVTLTKAAPSVSLTKQGGTSGVLRVNLNWQVRKQFSGWASKLGRPLALHNDLDLDLCALYELTDGSKGVIQSLGNAFGALHQPPYIHLDGDDRTGAVSSGENLTVNLDHQRAFRRILIFVTIHEGARSFADLNATVTLTPQHGAPVDFSLDECTVPSTVCALALITNTGSDLVVQREARYLVPERGVSPQRTVDYAYAWGMNWTPGRK, from the coding sequence ATGTCGAAAGGATCGAATGCGCCGGTGCCGACGACGGCACTGCGGGTCGAATTGGGCTGGCGCTCCGGGCCGGGCGTGCCCGACGCGGACGCCTCGGCGCTGTTGCTGGCCGGCGGAAAAGTCCGCTCCGACGGGGACTTCGTCTTCTACAACCAGCCGGCGCACTCCTCCGGCGCCGTCCGGTACGAGGGCAAGCGGGAGGCCGGCGGCCGGGTGACCGACAGCGTGCTGGTCGACCTCGCGCGCGTGGAGCCCGCGGTCGAGACCGTCATCGTCGCCGCTTCCGCGGACGGCGGCGCTTTCGGCCAGGTTCCGGACCTTTACATCGAGGTCAAGGATGCCGCCCAGGGGACGGTCATCACCCGTTTCGACAGCGCGGGCGCCACTGTGGAAACCGCTTTCGTACTCGGTGAGTTCTATCGCCGCCAAGGCGCCTGGAAATTCCGCGCGGTCGGCCAGGGCTACAGCAGCGGCCTCGAGGGCCTCGCCACCGATTACGGCATCACGGTCGACGAACCCCAGCAGGCGGCACCCGCTCCGACCCCCGCCGCCCCGCCGGTCACGCCCCCGGCAGCCACAACGCCCCCCGTGGCACCTCCGGTGGCCATGGCGCCGCCCGCCATGCCGCCGGTCCCCCCATCTGCCCCCCAGGCGCCGCCGATCAGCCTGAGCAAGGTGACGCTCACCAAGGCGGCCCCCTCCGTCTCGCTGACCAAGCAGGGCGGCACCTCGGGCGTCCTGCGCGTGAACCTCAACTGGCAGGTGCGCAAGCAGTTCTCGGGGTGGGCGAGCAAGCTGGGCCGCCCGCTCGCCCTGCACAACGACCTCGACCTCGACCTGTGCGCCCTGTACGAGCTCACCGACGGCAGCAAGGGAGTCATCCAGTCCCTCGGCAACGCCTTCGGCGCCCTGCACCAGCCCCCGTACATCCACCTCGACGGCGACGATCGCACCGGCGCCGTGTCCAGCGGCGAGAACCTCACCGTCAACCTCGACCACCAGCGGGCCTTCCGGCGCATCCTGATCTTCGTGACCATCCACGAAGGGGCGCGTTCCTTCGCCGACCTGAACGCCACGGTCACCCTCACGCCGCAGCACGGCGCCCCGGTCGACTTCTCGCTCGACGAGTGCACGGTCCCCTCCACGGTGTGCGCACTCGCCCTGATCACCAACACCGGCAGCGACCTGGTCGTCCAGCGTGAGGCCCGCTACCTGGTGCCCGAGCGCGGGGTGAGCCCGCAGCGCACCGTCGACTACGCCTACGCGTGGGGCATGAACTGGACGCCCGGCCGCAAGTAG
- a CDS encoding DUF6643 family protein, translating into MTSPRSTYGGGYYSASFPDTPIYDSLVAERGTPQIAPIRVPAAYDMPSGNLPALPSALPALPAAPSQPSYGYPQAPQPAPLQQAPAAYIPQQAAAPRGYPGPQAQQPRPVAPGGTGYEAMRPAAPRPAAAPYQDPYNNQQYRGY; encoded by the coding sequence ATGACCTCCCCCCGCTCCACCTATGGCGGCGGCTACTACTCCGCCTCCTTCCCGGACACTCCGATCTACGACTCGCTCGTGGCCGAGCGGGGCACCCCGCAGATCGCACCGATCCGGGTCCCCGCCGCGTACGACATGCCGAGCGGCAATCTGCCCGCGCTGCCGTCCGCGCTGCCCGCCCTCCCGGCGGCCCCGTCCCAGCCCTCCTACGGTTATCCGCAGGCGCCGCAGCCCGCTCCGCTACAGCAGGCGCCCGCGGCGTACATCCCGCAGCAGGCGGCCGCCCCGCGCGGCTATCCCGGTCCGCAGGCTCAGCAGCCTCGGCCGGTGGCACCCGGCGGCACGGGCTACGAGGCGATGCGCCCCGCGGCTCCCCGCCCCGCCGCGGCTCCTTACCAGGACCCGTACAACAACCAGCAGTACCGCGGCTACTGA
- a CDS encoding right-handed parallel beta-helix repeat-containing protein — protein sequence MAQGTVQVTHTGTSRWRRRTGEYASLAAALEAAADGDVLTVAPGTYRENLVVQRAVTLRGPEGSPGSVRIAPVDGVPLTLRASAVVQDLHVEGQDAAAPALLVEEGAPELSDVRVVTRSAAGIEVRGGARPTVRRCTVDNPAGIGIAVLDGGGGVFEECEVVAAGQAGIAVRGGAHPRLERCRVHHASGSGLTATGENSALEAVGCEIYEVRGSGVQITGRATAHLTDCDVHRTTADGVTLDTDAVLTLADCRIHDIPENAVDLRSRSVLTLTRTTVRQFGRNGLSVWDPGTRVDANQCEIFDSTGDYPAVWVSDGATAVLESCRVHDVPDALFVLDRGSRADVVDSDLSQVRNTAVSVSDGATAQLDDCRIRDAATGAWFRDHGSGGTLNNCTLDGTQTGVIVTKGADPTIERCTVDSPAEAGFYVSAGGRGTFLNCRVRGSAGYGFHVIDGCRTTLKKCRTERCARGGYEFADGGPDAASGVGPDVEDCTSDESGGLRQPPPEPEPAVQTVRQSPGLLGAIPGQRTTEQEPLVTASQPETPTRTSKAVLGELDALVGLESVKREVRALTDMIEVGRRRQQAGLKAASVKRHLVFTGSPGTGKTTVARLYGEILASLGVLEKGHLVEVSRVDLVGEHIGSTAIRTQEAFDKARGGVLFIDEAYALSPEDSGRDFGKEAIDTLVKLMEDHRDAVVVIVAGYTAEMERFLSVNPGVASRFSRTITFCDYGPDELLRIVEQQAEEHEYRLGPGLAEALLKYFTAIPKGPAFGNGRTARQTFEAMVERHASRVAQLDEPSTDDLTLLYAEDLPELP from the coding sequence ATGGCACAGGGCACGGTCCAGGTGACGCACACCGGCACATCGCGGTGGCGGCGCCGCACGGGTGAGTACGCATCGCTCGCGGCCGCCCTGGAGGCCGCGGCCGACGGTGACGTCCTCACCGTCGCGCCCGGCACCTACCGGGAGAACCTCGTCGTCCAGCGGGCGGTGACCCTGCGCGGCCCCGAGGGCTCCCCCGGCTCGGTGCGTATCGCGCCTGTCGACGGTGTGCCGTTGACGCTGCGCGCCTCGGCCGTGGTCCAGGACCTGCATGTGGAGGGCCAGGACGCGGCTGCGCCCGCACTGCTCGTCGAGGAGGGCGCCCCGGAGCTGTCGGACGTCCGGGTGGTCACACGGTCCGCGGCCGGGATCGAGGTGCGCGGCGGCGCGCGCCCGACCGTGCGGCGCTGCACCGTCGACAATCCCGCGGGCATCGGCATCGCCGTGCTCGACGGCGGGGGCGGGGTGTTCGAGGAGTGCGAGGTCGTCGCGGCGGGCCAGGCGGGCATCGCCGTGCGCGGCGGCGCGCACCCCCGTCTGGAGCGCTGCCGGGTCCACCACGCCTCGGGCTCGGGGCTGACCGCCACGGGTGAGAACTCCGCGCTGGAGGCGGTGGGTTGCGAGATCTACGAGGTCCGGGGCTCCGGCGTCCAGATCACCGGCCGGGCCACGGCCCACCTCACCGACTGCGATGTGCACCGCACCACCGCCGACGGCGTCACCCTCGACACGGACGCCGTGCTGACCCTGGCCGACTGCCGTATCCACGACATCCCGGAGAACGCGGTCGACCTGCGTTCCCGCTCGGTGCTCACCCTGACCCGCACGACGGTGCGTCAGTTCGGGCGCAACGGCCTGTCGGTGTGGGATCCGGGCACGCGCGTGGACGCCAACCAGTGCGAGATCTTCGACAGCACGGGCGACTATCCGGCGGTGTGGGTCAGCGACGGCGCCACCGCGGTACTGGAGTCCTGCCGGGTGCACGACGTGCCGGACGCCTTGTTCGTCCTCGACCGCGGCTCGCGCGCGGATGTGGTCGACAGTGACCTGTCCCAGGTGCGCAACACGGCCGTGTCGGTGAGCGACGGCGCTACCGCCCAGCTCGACGACTGCCGGATCCGGGACGCGGCGACGGGCGCCTGGTTCCGGGACCACGGCAGCGGTGGCACCCTCAACAACTGCACCCTGGACGGCACCCAGACGGGCGTGATCGTCACCAAGGGCGCCGACCCCACCATCGAGCGCTGCACCGTCGACTCCCCCGCCGAGGCCGGGTTCTACGTCTCGGCGGGCGGCCGCGGCACCTTCCTGAACTGCCGGGTGCGGGGCAGCGCCGGCTACGGCTTCCATGTGATCGACGGCTGCCGTACGACGCTGAAGAAGTGCCGTACGGAGCGGTGCGCGCGGGGCGGGTACGAGTTCGCGGACGGCGGCCCGGACGCGGCCTCCGGGGTGGGACCCGACGTGGAGGACTGCACCAGCGACGAGAGCGGCGGCCTCAGGCAGCCGCCCCCCGAGCCGGAGCCCGCCGTACAGACGGTGCGCCAGTCCCCCGGCCTGCTGGGCGCGATCCCCGGCCAGCGCACGACCGAGCAGGAGCCGCTCGTCACCGCCTCGCAGCCCGAGACGCCGACACGAACCTCCAAGGCCGTCCTCGGTGAACTGGACGCGCTGGTCGGACTGGAGAGCGTCAAGCGCGAGGTGCGCGCCCTCACCGACATGATCGAAGTGGGCCGGCGCCGCCAGCAGGCGGGCCTGAAGGCCGCCTCGGTCAAGCGGCACCTGGTCTTCACCGGCTCCCCCGGCACCGGCAAGACGACAGTCGCCCGGCTCTACGGCGAGATCCTCGCCTCCCTCGGCGTCCTGGAGAAGGGCCATCTGGTCGAGGTGTCCCGAGTCGACCTGGTCGGCGAGCACATCGGCTCCACGGCGATCCGCACGCAGGAGGCCTTCGACAAGGCGCGCGGCGGTGTGCTGTTCATCGACGAGGCGTACGCGCTGTCGCCGGAGGACTCTGGCCGGGACTTCGGCAAGGAGGCCATCGACACGCTGGTGAAGCTGATGGAGGACCACCGGGACGCGGTCGTGGTGATCGTGGCCGGCTACACGGCCGAGATGGAGCGCTTCCTCTCGGTCAACCCCGGTGTGGCGTCCCGCTTCTCACGGACCATCACCTTCTGTGACTACGGCCCCGACGAGTTGCTGCGGATCGTGGAGCAGCAGGCCGAGGAGCACGAGTACCGACTCGGCCCGGGCCTCGCCGAGGCCCTGCTGAAGTACTTCACGGCCATCCCCAAGGGCCCGGCGTTCGGCAACGGCCGTACGGCACGCCAGACCTTCGAGGCGATGGTGGAGCGGCACGCGAGCCGGGTCGCCCAGCTCGACGAGCCGAGCACGGACGACCTGACCCTGCTGTACGCGGAGGACCTGCCGGAGCTGCCCTGA
- a CDS encoding O-antigen ligase, which yields MTSAAGPDEDGDRRNVSDAAGVVVLGACAAWSLISAAVHDGRPEGVLLAILAVAAGYAAGRIGGALLPVAAPCAGAVAGVGLTLAVPHLAPGPQIVAPLGHAGATAAVLTLSTGAACCAAWAASAPALRLGLRALAAGIAVTAGVLGSTSGFVTCTAVLLCSLAAGHIRHRGVGIAGLALTATTVTGLTWAVAGNAMPGALTDWLEDQLTRHRIQLWHDALHLAGRDPALGVGPGRFGELSTTATGTLLSDGKPHSAPLQQAAEQGVLGLVLLAAAFGWMLFALWRTARPTPVALTAGAALTALAAIAAVGNALSFTAVSVGAGLLAGLATARPLAHASQERESDVRARGERLTP from the coding sequence ATGACGTCTGCGGCAGGTCCGGATGAGGACGGCGACAGACGAAACGTTTCTGATGCGGCGGGCGTGGTCGTGCTGGGGGCCTGCGCCGCCTGGTCGCTGATCTCGGCCGCCGTGCACGACGGCCGCCCCGAGGGTGTGCTGCTCGCCATCCTCGCCGTGGCCGCCGGCTATGCCGCGGGGCGGATCGGCGGGGCGTTGCTGCCGGTCGCCGCGCCCTGCGCCGGAGCAGTGGCCGGAGTGGGTCTGACGCTGGCCGTACCCCACCTCGCCCCCGGGCCGCAGATCGTCGCCCCGCTGGGCCACGCCGGGGCCACGGCCGCCGTACTCACCCTCTCCACCGGCGCCGCGTGCTGCGCCGCCTGGGCCGCCTCGGCACCGGCGCTGCGACTGGGCCTGCGCGCGCTGGCCGCAGGAATCGCGGTGACGGCCGGTGTCCTCGGCTCGACCTCGGGCTTCGTCACCTGCACCGCCGTCCTGCTGTGCTCGCTCGCCGCCGGCCACATCCGCCATCGCGGCGTGGGCATCGCGGGACTGGCCCTGACCGCGACCACCGTCACCGGCCTGACCTGGGCAGTCGCCGGGAACGCGATGCCCGGCGCACTCACCGACTGGCTCGAGGATCAGCTGACGCGGCACCGGATCCAGCTGTGGCACGACGCCCTGCACCTGGCTGGCCGGGACCCCGCGCTGGGCGTGGGGCCGGGACGCTTCGGGGAGCTCAGTACGACGGCCACCGGAACGCTGCTGTCCGACGGCAAGCCGCACTCGGCGCCCCTGCAACAGGCGGCGGAACAGGGCGTGCTCGGCCTCGTCCTGCTGGCGGCGGCCTTCGGCTGGATGTTGTTCGCGCTGTGGCGTACCGCGCGCCCCACCCCGGTCGCACTCACCGCCGGCGCGGCCTTGACGGCGCTGGCGGCCATCGCCGCGGTCGGCAACGCGCTCAGCTTCACCGCGGTGTCGGTGGGCGCGGGCCTGCTGGCCGGGCTGGCCACGGCACGTCCGCTCGCCCACGCATCGCAGGAGCGCGAGAGCGACGTACGCGCGCGTGGCGAACGTCTGACCCCATGA
- a CDS encoding glutamate racemase, translating into MKIALMDSGIGLLAATAAVRRLRPDTHLVLSLDPDGMPWGPRTTEDLTQRAVAVADAAAAHRPDALIIGCNTATVHALSTLRARLEPAIPVIGTVPAIKPAAAGGGPFAIWATPATTGSPYQRGLIKDFADGVAVTEVPCFGLAEAVEHADETAIEAAVAAAAALTPKDVTTVVLGCTHYELVAERIRAAVQRPGFPPLVLHGSAGAVAAQALRRLGEQPAPGAEASGTLTVLLSGREGALPVPALAYEEGRLLREISPAR; encoded by the coding sequence GTGAAGATCGCGCTGATGGACTCCGGAATCGGTTTGCTCGCGGCCACCGCTGCGGTACGGCGGTTGCGACCCGACACACATCTCGTGCTCTCCCTCGACCCCGACGGCATGCCCTGGGGCCCGAGGACCACGGAGGACCTCACACAGCGCGCCGTGGCCGTCGCGGACGCTGCCGCCGCGCACCGGCCCGACGCCCTGATCATCGGCTGCAACACCGCGACCGTGCACGCCCTGTCCACCCTGCGTGCCCGCCTGGAACCCGCCATACCGGTCATCGGCACAGTCCCGGCGATCAAGCCGGCCGCGGCCGGTGGCGGCCCGTTCGCGATCTGGGCCACGCCCGCCACGACGGGCAGCCCCTACCAGCGCGGTCTCATCAAGGACTTCGCCGACGGCGTGGCCGTCACCGAGGTGCCGTGCTTCGGGCTGGCCGAGGCGGTCGAGCACGCCGACGAGACGGCGATCGAAGCGGCCGTCGCCGCGGCCGCCGCACTGACCCCCAAGGACGTGACCACCGTCGTCCTGGGCTGCACGCATTACGAGCTCGTCGCCGAGCGCATCCGCGCCGCCGTCCAGCGCCCCGGCTTCCCGCCGCTCGTCCTGCACGGCTCCGCCGGCGCGGTCGCCGCGCAGGCGCTGCGCCGCCTCGGCGAGCAGCCGGCCCCCGGTGCCGAGGCGAGCGGCACCTTGACGGTGCTGCTGAGCGGCCGCGAGGGCGCCCTCCCCGTGCCCGCTCTCGCCTACGAGGAAGGCCGTCTCCTGCGGGAGATCAGCCCCGCGCGGTAA
- a CDS encoding PLP-dependent cysteine synthase family protein, producing MSTVQQIPSGVTLDVDHTDAAYRVWLKEAVRKVQADANRSADTHLLRFPLPEQWGIDLYLKDESTHPTGSLKHRLARSLFLYGLCNGWIRPGRPVIEASSGSTAVSEAYFAKLVGVPFIAVMPRTTSAEKCRLIEFHGGQCHFVDDSRKMYEESARLAVETGGHYMDQFTYAERATDWRGNNNIAESIFRQLELERFPEPAWIVATAGTGGTSATIARYVHYMQHDTRICVADPENSCFFEGWTTGDPDVTCDCGSRIEGIGRPRMEPSFVPGAIDRMMKVPDAASVAAVRALERAIGRKAGGSTGTGLWSALKIVAEMVAEGRHGSVVTLLCDPGDRYLDKYYSDVWLAEQGLDIAPYSAAIEQLLATGVWPE from the coding sequence GTGAGCACCGTCCAGCAGATCCCGTCCGGCGTGACCCTCGACGTCGACCACACCGACGCCGCCTACCGCGTCTGGCTGAAAGAAGCCGTACGCAAGGTCCAGGCCGACGCCAACCGCTCGGCCGACACGCACCTGCTGCGTTTCCCACTGCCGGAGCAGTGGGGCATCGACCTGTACCTGAAGGACGAGTCGACCCACCCGACCGGCAGCCTCAAGCACCGCCTCGCCCGTTCGCTCTTCCTGTACGGCCTGTGCAATGGCTGGATCCGGCCGGGCCGCCCCGTGATCGAGGCGTCCAGCGGCTCCACGGCCGTCTCCGAGGCGTACTTCGCGAAGCTGGTCGGCGTGCCCTTCATCGCGGTCATGCCGCGCACGACCAGCGCCGAGAAGTGCCGCCTGATCGAGTTCCACGGCGGGCAGTGCCACTTCGTGGACGACTCGCGCAAGATGTACGAGGAGTCCGCACGCCTCGCGGTGGAGACCGGCGGCCACTACATGGACCAGTTCACCTACGCCGAACGGGCCACGGACTGGCGCGGCAACAACAACATCGCGGAATCCATCTTCCGCCAGCTGGAGTTGGAGCGGTTCCCGGAGCCCGCGTGGATCGTCGCCACGGCCGGCACCGGCGGCACCTCCGCGACCATCGCCCGGTACGTCCACTACATGCAGCACGACACCCGCATCTGTGTCGCAGATCCGGAGAACTCGTGCTTCTTCGAGGGCTGGACCACCGGCGATCCGGACGTCACCTGCGACTGCGGCTCCCGCATCGAGGGCATCGGCCGGCCGCGCATGGAGCCGAGCTTCGTGCCCGGCGCCATCGACCGGATGATGAAGGTGCCGGACGCGGCCAGCGTGGCCGCCGTACGGGCCCTGGAGCGGGCCATCGGGCGCAAGGCGGGCGGCTCGACGGGCACCGGGCTGTGGAGCGCGCTGAAGATCGTCGCCGAGATGGTGGCCGAGGGACGGCACGGGAGCGTCGTGACGCTGCTGTGCGACCCGGGGGACCGGTACCTCGACAAGTACTACTCGGACGTGTGGCTGGCCGAGCAGGGCCTGGACATCGCACCGTACTCGGCGGCCATCGAGCAACTGCTGGCCACGGGCGTCTGGCCTGAGTGA
- a CDS encoding glycosyltransferase, translated as MSAIAWTAAGSLAAWLWLLLCQGFFWRTDVRLPRRTEPDVWPSVCVVVPARDEAAVLPTSLPSLLAQDYPGRAEIFLIDDGSSDGTGELARELARRHGGLPLTVDSPGEPPAGWTGKLWAVRHGIGLARARDPEYLLLTDADIAHAPDSLRELVAAARTGGFDVVSQMARLRVESRWERLVVPAFVYFFAQLYPFRRIGRKGARTAAAAGGCVLLRAEAAERARIPDAIRHAVIDDVALARAVKGGGGHIWLGLAERVDSVRPYPRLSDLWRMVSRSAYAQLRHNPLVLAGTVAGLALVYLVPPVALITGLAGGGTAAAVVGGLAWLVMTGTYVPMLRYYRQPLWLAPLLPFTAFLYLLMTVDSAVQHYRGRGAAWKGRTYTRPDAVPDEG; from the coding sequence GTGAGCGCCATCGCGTGGACTGCCGCCGGATCACTCGCCGCCTGGCTGTGGCTGCTGCTCTGCCAGGGCTTCTTCTGGCGTACGGACGTCAGACTTCCGCGGCGGACGGAACCGGACGTGTGGCCGTCGGTCTGCGTCGTCGTACCGGCGCGGGACGAGGCGGCGGTACTCCCCACGAGCCTGCCGTCGCTGCTCGCCCAGGACTATCCGGGGCGCGCGGAGATCTTCCTGATCGACGACGGCAGTTCGGACGGCACGGGGGAGCTGGCGCGCGAGCTCGCGCGGCGGCACGGCGGGCTGCCCCTCACCGTGGACTCCCCCGGCGAGCCGCCCGCTGGCTGGACCGGCAAGCTGTGGGCGGTGCGGCACGGCATCGGCCTGGCACGCGCGCGTGATCCCGAGTACCTGCTGCTGACGGACGCCGACATCGCGCATGCGCCCGACAGCCTGCGGGAGCTGGTCGCGGCCGCGCGCACCGGGGGCTTCGACGTCGTCTCCCAGATGGCCCGGTTGCGGGTGGAGAGCCGGTGGGAGCGGCTGGTCGTGCCGGCCTTCGTGTACTTCTTCGCGCAGCTGTATCCGTTCCGCCGGATCGGCAGGAAGGGGGCTCGGACGGCGGCCGCGGCGGGTGGCTGCGTCCTGCTGCGTGCCGAGGCCGCCGAGCGGGCGCGGATCCCGGACGCCATCCGGCACGCCGTCATCGACGACGTGGCGCTGGCGCGGGCCGTCAAGGGCGGCGGTGGCCACATCTGGCTGGGGCTGGCCGAGCGGGTGGACAGCGTGCGCCCGTATCCGCGGCTGAGCGACCTGTGGCGGATGGTCTCGCGCAGCGCGTACGCGCAGTTGCGGCACAACCCGCTGGTGCTGGCCGGGACGGTCGCCGGGCTCGCGCTGGTGTATCTGGTGCCGCCCGTGGCCCTGATCACGGGTCTGGCCGGCGGGGGCACGGCGGCGGCGGTCGTCGGCGGTCTCGCGTGGCTGGTGATGACGGGCACGTACGTGCCGATGCTCCGTTACTACCGCCAGCCGCTGTGGCTCGCTCCCCTGCTGCCGTTCACCGCCTTCCTCTACCTCCTCATGACGGTCGACTCGGCGGTGCAGCACTACCGCGGGCGCGGCGCGGCCTGGAAGGGCCGCACCTACACGCGTCCGGACGCGGTGCCCGACGAGGGCTGA
- a CDS encoding MOSC domain-containing protein translates to MGHAQLQSIHVHPVKAFRGTAPREAVVEPWGLAGDRRWVLIDDGGKVVTQRQQPRLALAAAELLPGGGVRLSAPGTDPLTVPVPRTVGTVPVEIFRDKVEAVLAEDDAAHAWCSAYLGADVRLAYMDDPGTRRPVDPEYALPGETVSFADGYPLLLTTTASLDALNSLIAQGDHAQEGPLPMNRFRPNVVVSGTAAWAEDDWSRVVIGEVTFRVPKKCGRCVVTTTDQATAERGREPLHTLGRHRRLDGKLVFGQNLVPLSRGTIRVGDPVTILD, encoded by the coding sequence ATGGGGCACGCACAGCTGCAGTCGATTCATGTTCATCCGGTCAAGGCGTTCCGGGGCACAGCGCCCCGGGAGGCCGTCGTGGAGCCCTGGGGGCTGGCCGGAGACCGACGCTGGGTGCTGATCGACGACGGGGGAAAGGTCGTTACGCAGCGCCAGCAACCGCGCCTCGCGCTGGCCGCCGCCGAGCTGCTGCCCGGCGGCGGCGTCCGGTTGTCCGCGCCCGGCACGGACCCGCTGACCGTGCCCGTGCCGCGGACGGTCGGCACGGTGCCGGTGGAGATCTTCCGCGACAAGGTCGAGGCGGTCCTCGCCGAGGACGACGCGGCACATGCCTGGTGCAGCGCCTATCTCGGCGCCGACGTGCGCCTCGCGTACATGGACGACCCGGGCACGCGCCGGCCCGTCGATCCGGAGTACGCCCTGCCGGGCGAGACGGTCAGCTTCGCCGACGGCTACCCGCTGCTGCTCACCACGACCGCGTCCCTCGACGCTCTCAACTCCCTCATCGCGCAGGGTGATCACGCGCAGGAGGGCCCGCTGCCCATGAACCGCTTCCGGCCGAACGTGGTCGTGTCGGGCACCGCCGCCTGGGCCGAGGACGACTGGTCGCGCGTCGTCATCGGCGAGGTGACCTTCCGTGTTCCCAAGAAGTGCGGGCGATGCGTGGTGACCACCACCGACCAGGCCACCGCCGAGCGCGGCAGGGAGCCCCTGCACACCCTCGGCCGGCACCGCCGCCTGGACGGCAAGCTGGTGTTCGGCCAGAACCTGGTGCCCCTCTCCCGCGGCACGATCCGGGTCGGCGATCCGGTCACGATCCTCGACTGA